A DNA window from Zingiber officinale cultivar Zhangliang chromosome 3A, Zo_v1.1, whole genome shotgun sequence contains the following coding sequences:
- the LOC122053058 gene encoding UDP-glycosyltransferase 74F2-like: MAAVDSKCCHVLLLPYPAQGHVNPMLQFAKRFAAHGLTATLVATRFILANASPTTGSVRLAAISDGCDRAGFAEVDSIPSYLNSLERFGSATLDDLLRSETEAGRPVGLLVFDAFLPWAGEVGRRNSVATASFFTQSSAVDLIYYHVNSELVQQPVREALELPGLPRLQPKDLPSYLADQFGVYPAYMEMVFNQFKDLEKVDEVLINTFYELEPQETEYLSEVCGAKAIGPTIPSVYLDNRLPFDSQYGFHLFDLEEATCMHWLDARPPASTIYVSFGSMVAFGPQQMSELAYGLADTGKHFLWVVRMPELDKLPRGFAEKYCPGKGLIVTWSPQLEVLAHKAVGCFLTHCGWNSTVEGLSLGVPMVAMPQWTDQPTDAKYVEDVWGVGVRVKEDDEGMVRREEIVRCVREVTESSEIRKNAARWRELAKAAAGENGSSDKNIMELIAKYCS, translated from the exons ATGGCGGCGGTGGATTCCAAGTGCTGCCACGTACTTCTACTTCCCTACCCGGCCCAGGGCCACGTTAACCCCATGCTCCAATTCGCCAAGCGCTTCGCCGCCCACGGCCTCACCGCTACCCTCGTCGCCACCCGCTTCATCCTCGCCAACGCCAGCCCCACCACAGGCTCCGTCCGCCTCGCCGCCATCTCCGACGGTTGTGACCGCGCAGGCTTCGCCGAGGTCGATTCTATTCCTTCCTACCTGAACTCGCTCGAGCGCTTCGGCTCCGCCACTCTGGACGACCTGCTCCGCTCCGAGACCGAGGCCGGGCGCCCTGTCGGGCTCCTCGTGTTCGACGCCTTTCTGCCATGGGCCGGTGAGGTCGGGAGGCGGAATAGCGTCGCCACCGCCTCCTTCTTCACGCAGAGCTCCGCCGTGGACCTCATTTACTACCACGTCAACTCGGAGCTGGTGCAGCAGCCGGTGAGGGAGGCGTTGGAGCTGCCAGGGCTGCCCCGGCTGCAGCCGAAGGACCTTCCGTCGTACCTGGCGGACCAGTTCGGTGTCTACCCGGCGTACATGGAGATGGTGTTCAACCAATTCAAGGACCTGGAGAAGGTTGACGAAGTCCTCATCAATACCTTCTATGAACTGGAACCTCAG GAAACAGAGTACTTGAGTGAAGTGTGTGGAGCCAAAGCCATTGGTCCAACGATACCCTCCGTCTACCTTGACAACCGGCTCCCTTTCGATTCGCAATACGGCTTCCACCTCTTCGATCTGGAAGAGGCGACGTGCATGCATTGGCTCGACGCTAGACCACCAGCATCGACCATATACGTCTCCTTTGGCAGCATGGTGGCGTTCGGACCCCAGCAGATGTCCGAGCTCGCCTACGGCCTAGCAGACACCGGCAAGCATTTCCTGTGGGTCGTCAGAATGCCGGAACTCGACAAGCTTCCTCGGGGGTTCGCGGAGAAGTACTGCCCGGGCAAGGGCCTGATAGTGACGTGGAGCCCCCAGTTAGAGGTGCTAGCTCACAAGGCCGTCGGCTGTTTCTTGACGCACTGCGGCTGGAACTCGACGGTGGAAGGGCTGAGCCTTGGAGTGCCGATGGTGGCGATGCCGCAGTGGACGGACCAGCCGACGGATGCCAAATACGTGGAGGATGTATGGGGAGTCGGGGTCAGGGTGAAGGAGGATGACGAAGGGatggtgaggagggaggagatCGTGAGGTGTGTGAGGGAAGTGACGGAGAGCAGTGAGATAAGGAAGAACGCGGCGAGGTGGCGCGAGCTGGCTAAGGCTGCTGCAGGGGAGAACGGCAGCTCTGATAAGAATATTATGGAACTCATTGCTAAGTATTGTTCTTAG
- the LOC122054196 gene encoding crocetin glucosyltransferase 2-like yields the protein MAAVDSKCCHVLLLPYPAQGHVNPMLQFAKRFAAHGLTATLAATRFILANASPTTGSVRLAAISDGCDRAGFAEADSIPSYLNSLERFGSATLDDLLHSEAEAGRPVGLLVFDAFLPWAGEVGRRNSVATAALFTQCSAVDLIYYHVKAGLVQQPVREALELPGLPRLQPKDLPSFLSEQFCVYPAFMEMAFNQFKDLEKVDEVLINTFYELEPQETDYLREVCGAKAIGPTIPSVYLDNRLPFDSQYGFHLFDLEEATCMHWLDARSPASTIYVSFGSIAVFGPQQMSELAYGLADTGKHFLWVVRTPELEKLPRGFAEEYCPGKGLIVTWSPQLEVLAHKAVGCFLTHCGWNSTVEGLSLGVPMVAMPQWTDQPTAAKYVEDVWGVGVRVKEDDEGMVRREEIVRCVREVTEGGRSSEIRRNAARWRELAKAAAGENGSSDKNIMELIAKYCS from the exons ATGGCGGCGGTGGATTCCAAGTGCTGTCACGTACTTCTACTTCCCTACCCGGCCCAGGGCCACGTTAACCCCATGCTCCAGTTCGCCAAGCGCTTCGCCGCCCACGGCCTCACCGCTACCCTCGCCGCCACCCGCTTCATCCTCGCCAACGCCAGCCCCACCACAGGCTCCGTCCGCCTCGCCGCCATCTCCGACGGTTGTGACCGCGCAGGCTTCGCCGAGGCCGATTCTATTCCTTCCTACCTGAACTCGCTCGAGCGCTTCGGCTCCGCCACTCTCGACGACCTGCTCCACTCCGAGGCGGAGGCCGGGCGCCCCGTCGGGCTCCTCGTGTTCGACGCCTTTCTGCCGTGGGCCGGCGAGGTCGGGAGGCGGAATAGCGTCGCCACCGCTGCCTTGTTCACGCAGTGCTCCGCCGTAGACCTCATTTACTACCACGTCAAGGCAGGGCTGGTACAGCAGCCGGTGCGGGAGGCGTTGGAGCTGCCGGGGCTGCCCAGGCTGCAGCCGAAGGACCTGCCGTCGTTCCTGTCGGAACAGTTCTGTGTCTACCCGGCGTTCATGGAGATGGCGTTCAACCAGTTCAAGGACCTGGAGAAGGTTGACGAAGTCCTCATCAATACCTTCTATGAACTGGAACCTCAG GAAACAGACTACTTGAGGGAAGTGTGTGGAGCCAAAGCCATTGGTCCAACGATACCCTCCGTCTACCTTGACAACCGGCTCCCTTTCGATTCGCAATACGGCTTCCACCTCTTCGATCTGGAAGAGGCGACGTGCATGCATTGGCTCGACGCCAGATCACCAGCCTCGACCATATACGTCTCCTTTGGCAGCATAGCGGTGTTCGGACCCCAGCAGATGTCCGAGCTCGCCTACGGCCTAGCAGACACCGGCAAGCATTTCCTGTGGGTCGTCAGGACGCCGGAACTCGAAAAGCTTCCTCGAGGGTTCGCGGAGGAGTACTGCCCGGGCAAGGGCCTGATAGTGACGTGGAGCCCCCAGTTAGAGGTGCTAGCTCACAAGGCCGTCGGCTGTTTCTTGACGCACTGCGGCTGGAACTCGACGGTGGAAGGGCTGAGCCTTGGAGTGCCGATGGTGGCGATGCCGCAGTGGACGGACCAGCCGACGGCTGCCAAATACGTGGAGGATGTATGGGGAGTCGGGGTCAGGGTGAAGGAGGATGACGAGGGGatggtgaggagggaggagatCGTGAGGTGTGTGAGGGAAGTGACGGAGGGCGGCCGGAGCAGTGAGATAAGGAGGAACGCGGCGAGGTGGCGCGAGCTGGCTAAGGCTGCTGCAGGGGAGAACGGCAGCTCTGATAAGAATATTATGGAACTTATTGCTAAGTATTGCTCTTAA
- the LOC122053060 gene encoding agamous-like MADS-box protein AGL11, whose translation MGRGKIEIKRIENNTSRQVTFCKRRNGLLKKAYELSVLCDAEVALIVFSTRGRLYEYSNNSIKSTIERYKKACANASNSSCTIDTNSQQYFQQESAKLRHQIQILQNANKHLMGESLSALSVKELKQLENRLERGITRIRSKKHELLFAEIEYMQKREVELQNDNIYLRAKVAENERAQEEIIVSTGTDHFDTLPAYDSRTYYHVNMMEGSSHYSHHQEQTALHLGYEIKDSSAAKNLM comes from the exons ATGGGGAGAGGAAAGATTGAGATCAAGCGTATCGAGAACAACACAAGCCGTCAGGTTACCTTTTGCAAGAGAAGGAATGGGCTGCTCAAGAAAGCCTATGAATTGTCTGTGCTTTGCGACGCAGAGGTCGCACTAATCGTCTTCTCCACCCGCGGCCGCTTGTATGAGTACTCCAATAACAG CATCAAGTCAACAATAGAAAGGTACAAGAAGGCATGTGCCAATGCTTCGAATTCAAGCTGCACCATTGACACCAACTCACAG CAATACTTTCAGCAGGAATCGGCAAAGTTGCGCCATCAGATACAGATTCTACAAAATGCAAACAA GCACCTGATGGGTGAATCCTTGAGCGCACTCAGTGTAAAAGAGCTAAAGCAACTGGAAAACAGACTTGAAAGAGGCATCACAAGGATCAGATCCAAAAAG CATGAGCTGTTGTTTGCGGAAATTGAGTACATGCAGAAAAGG GAAGTGGAGCTTCAGAATGACAATATATACTTACGAGCCAAG GTGGCAGAGAATGAGCGAGCACAAGAAGAAATTATTGTGTCAACTGGCACCGATCACTTCGATACTCTTCCGGCTTACGATTCGAGGACCTATTACCATGTCAACATGATGGAGGGATCCTCACACTACtctcaccatcaagaacagactGCCCTtcatcttggttatgagatcaaaGATAGTTCTGCTGCAAAGAACTTGATGTAA
- the LOC122053059 gene encoding peroxidase 47-like: protein MIASFFKSILLIEVFMVGAEALSMGYYIMSCPFADQTVTDTVNQALRKDPTLAAGLLRLHFHDCFVQGCDASVLIDSTEDNTAEKDSPANLSLRGYEVIDQAKKLIEQQCPGVVSCADIVALAARDAVFWAGGPYYDIPKGRKDGRRSKIEDTINLPSPISNSSDLMKLFWKHGFNAHELVALSGAHTLGAARCSNFKQRLSNFDAVNDVDPTLDSSFAKSLSRVCAAGDDAEVPFDRTRSAFDRAYFWALQSGMGVLASDQTLFSDPQTRRVVNGYAMNDAMFFFDFQQAVTKMGLLDVKEGNQGEVRAHCRRVN from the exons ATGATTGCTTCCTTTTTTAAGTCGATCTTGTTGATTGAAGTGTTCATGGTTGGAGCAGAAGCCCTGAGCATGGGCTACTACATCATGAGCTGCCCTTTCGCGGACCAAACAGTGACCGACACAGTGAACCAAGCTCTGAGGAAGGACCCAACACTTGCTGCAGGGCTCCTCAGGCTTCACTTCCATGACTGCTTCGTCCAG GGATGTGATGCATCTGTGTTGATCGATTCCACAGAGGATAACACAGCAGAGAAGGACTCTCCTGCAAACTTAAGTTTGCGTGGTTATGAAGTAATCGATCAAGCCAAAAAGTTGATTGAGCAGCAGTGCCCGGGAGTTGTTTCTTGTGCAGATATTGTGGCATTGGCAGCTAGAGATGCTGTTTTTTGG GCTGGTGGACCTTACTATGATATACCAAAAGGGAGAAAAGATGGCAGAAGGTCCAAAATCGAGGACACCATAAACCTTCCTTCACCCATATCTAATAGTTCGGACCTGATGAAGTTGTTCTGGAAGCATGGATTTAATGCTCATGAGCTGGTAGCCTTGTCAG GGGCTCACACGTTGGGCGCCGCCCGATGCAGCAACTTCAAACAGCGGCTGAGCAACTTCGACGCCGTCAACGACGTGGACCCCACGTTGGACTCCTCGTTCGCCAAGTCGCTTTCCCGGGTATGCGCCGCCGGCGACGACGCGGAGGTGCCGTTCGACCGCACCCGCAGCGCGTTCGACCGCGCCTACTTCTGGGCGCTGCAGAGCGGAATGGGCGTGTTGGCGTCGGACCAGACGCTGTTCAGCGACCCGCAGACGCGGCGCGTGGTGAACGGCTACGCCATGAACGACGCCATGTTCTTTTTCGACTTCCAGCAGGCGGTCACCAAGATGGGACTGCTCGACGTCAAGGAGGGGAATCAGGGGGAGGTTCGAGCCCATTGCCGGAGAGTGAACTGA